The [Pseudomonas] carboxydohydrogena genome includes a window with the following:
- a CDS encoding GntR family transcriptional regulator: MSNETTVSGGHTEYLPLYAQVKTLLVKRIGAGSWKPGQMLPSEYELAAEYNVSQGTVRKALNALEADRMIVRRQGVGTFVARHSRDRALYQFFRMVEPDGSRIIPASVVLSQRIQRATRDQASDLGVDSSAMLHAITRVRSLNGKPAIFERIYVPVDVMPDLSVEAHSPMDEEMYVIYQEKFGISIVRVIERLAAVAATAEEAKRLGLKAGMPLLEVHRVATDVGGQPVELRISRCDTRRCRYAAEVL; this comes from the coding sequence GTGAGCAACGAAACGACAGTGTCAGGTGGTCATACCGAATACCTTCCCCTGTACGCGCAGGTGAAGACGCTGCTCGTCAAGCGTATCGGTGCAGGGAGCTGGAAGCCGGGACAGATGCTTCCGAGCGAGTATGAACTCGCCGCCGAGTACAATGTCAGCCAGGGCACCGTCCGCAAGGCGCTGAACGCGCTGGAAGCCGACCGCATGATCGTGCGGCGGCAGGGTGTCGGCACTTTCGTCGCGCGCCATTCCCGTGACCGGGCGCTGTATCAATTCTTCCGCATGGTCGAGCCGGACGGCAGCCGGATCATTCCCGCGAGCGTGGTGCTGTCGCAACGCATCCAGCGCGCGACGCGCGATCAGGCCAGCGATCTGGGCGTCGATTCCTCGGCCATGCTTCACGCGATTACCCGCGTGCGCAGCCTCAACGGCAAGCCCGCGATTTTCGAGCGGATCTACGTCCCGGTGGATGTGATGCCCGATCTCTCCGTCGAGGCGCACAGCCCGATGGATGAGGAAATGTACGTCATCTATCAGGAGAAGTTCGGCATCAGCATCGTGCGCGTCATCGAGCGGCTGGCGGCTGTCGCCGCGACTGCGGAGGAGGCAAAGAGGCTGGGCCTGAAGGCAGGGATGCCGTTGCTGGAAGTCCATCGCGTCGCGACCGATGTCGGTGGCCAGCCGGTGGAGTTGCGCATCAGCCGTTGCGATACCCGCCGCTGCCGTTACGCCGCGGAAGTGCTGTAA
- a CDS encoding Ldh family oxidoreductase — protein sequence MSTQSLADLSKRVAGTFVAHGCSDEAAASVARALVTAEADGLKGHGLSRVPTYLAMVKSGKIDGKAKPKSSNPRPGVLAIDAAKGFAYPAIDLALAELPALAQKQGIAVAAIGNSNHCGAAGLPCEALAKKGLVALLFANTPSAMAPWGGREPVFGTNPIAFAAPIEGREPAVVDLALSKVARGPIVAAKQKGESIPSGWALDADGQDTTDPAKALQGTMIPLGDAKGAALAFMVEVLAACIPGAHLAFEASSFLDDKGGPPLTGQLLLAIDPAGFGHGRFGERMATLVAAIERQQGARISGARRLANRAKAARDGLAVSPEIESVLKETASVKA from the coding sequence ATGAGCACGCAGTCCCTCGCCGATCTTTCCAAACGCGTCGCGGGCACGTTTGTTGCCCATGGTTGCAGCGACGAGGCGGCGGCATCCGTGGCGCGTGCGCTGGTGACCGCGGAGGCCGACGGCCTCAAGGGCCATGGCCTGTCGCGCGTGCCCACATATCTCGCCATGGTGAAAAGCGGCAAGATCGACGGCAAGGCGAAACCGAAATCCTCGAATCCGCGCCCGGGCGTTCTGGCGATCGATGCGGCGAAGGGATTTGCCTATCCGGCCATCGATCTTGCCCTCGCTGAACTGCCCGCGCTTGCGCAGAAGCAGGGCATCGCGGTCGCGGCCATCGGTAATTCCAATCATTGCGGTGCCGCCGGCCTGCCGTGCGAGGCGCTGGCGAAAAAGGGACTGGTCGCGCTCCTGTTCGCGAACACGCCGAGCGCCATGGCGCCCTGGGGCGGTCGCGAGCCGGTGTTCGGCACCAACCCGATCGCCTTCGCGGCACCCATCGAGGGCCGCGAACCGGCCGTGGTGGACCTCGCTCTGTCGAAGGTTGCGCGCGGGCCGATCGTCGCCGCCAAGCAAAAGGGCGAGAGCATTCCCTCGGGCTGGGCGCTGGATGCGGATGGGCAGGACACCACCGATCCTGCCAAGGCGCTACAGGGCACCATGATTCCGCTCGGCGACGCCAAGGGTGCGGCGCTGGCCTTCATGGTCGAGGTTCTGGCGGCCTGTATCCCCGGCGCGCATCTGGCGTTCGAGGCATCCTCTTTCCTCGACGACAAGGGCGGCCCGCCGCTGACCGGGCAGTTGTTGCTCGCGATCGATCCGGCAGGATTCGGGCATGGGCGCTTTGGCGAGCGGATGGCGACGCTGGTCGCGGCCATCGAGCGTCAGCAGGGCGCGCGCATCTCGGGCGCGCGGCGGCTTGCGAATCGGGCCAAGGCTGCCCGCGACGGGCTTGCGGTTTCGCCGGAAATCGAATCGGTTTTGAAGGAGACGGCATCCGTCAAGGCTTGA
- a CDS encoding hydroxyacid dehydrogenase, which produces MSDIVICEFMDEAAITEGLRGFDYVYDPNLVDHPNELNARLRDARAIIVRNRTQVRGALLDAAPNLKAVGRLGVGLDNIDLEACKKRHIAVLPASGANDLSVAEYVITSAMMLLRGAYMATGSVVAGKWPRNTLIGREISGKVMGLVGFGSIARLTAKLAAAMGMKVVAFDPLVDDAAFAEAGVQRQTLENLLALADVVSLHVPLNDKTRNMIDTSALSRMRSDAILINAARGGVVDETAVAAALKAKKLGGAALDVFVEEPLKASNAFADVPNLILTPHIAGVTVESNTRVSWVTVENVKKALSA; this is translated from the coding sequence GTGTCTGACATCGTTATTTGCGAATTCATGGACGAGGCGGCCATTACCGAAGGGTTGCGTGGATTCGATTATGTCTACGATCCCAATCTCGTCGATCATCCGAACGAACTGAATGCCCGCCTCAGGGATGCGCGCGCGATCATCGTGCGCAACCGCACGCAGGTGCGTGGCGCGCTGCTGGATGCCGCGCCGAATCTAAAGGCTGTCGGCCGGCTTGGCGTCGGGCTCGACAATATCGATCTGGAAGCCTGCAAGAAGCGCCACATCGCCGTGCTGCCGGCGTCTGGCGCGAACGATCTTTCGGTCGCCGAATATGTCATCACCAGCGCGATGATGCTGTTGCGTGGAGCGTACATGGCGACGGGAAGCGTCGTCGCCGGCAAATGGCCGCGCAATACGCTGATCGGCCGTGAAATCTCCGGCAAGGTAATGGGGCTTGTCGGGTTCGGCTCCATCGCGCGCCTCACCGCGAAACTCGCGGCGGCGATGGGGATGAAGGTCGTCGCATTCGATCCGCTGGTGGACGATGCGGCGTTTGCCGAAGCTGGCGTGCAGCGCCAGACGCTTGAAAACCTGCTGGCACTGGCCGATGTCGTCAGCCTGCATGTGCCGCTCAACGACAAGACCCGCAACATGATCGATACGTCCGCGCTCTCGCGGATGCGTTCGGACGCCATCCTCATCAATGCCGCCCGTGGCGGCGTTGTAGATGAAACGGCGGTGGCGGCGGCGCTGAAGGCAAAGAAGCTCGGCGGCGCCGCGCTCGACGTGTTCGTGGAAGAACCGCTGAAAGCGAGCAATGCGTTCGCGGATGTGCCGAATCTGATCCTGACGCCGCACATCGCTGGCGTCACCGTGGAATCGAACACGCGGGTGTCATGGGTCACTGTCGAGAACGTCAAGAAGGCATTGAGCGCATGA
- a CDS encoding UxaA family hydrolase, with the protein MSLGNIVEMQSPFPGSATDQLTTKNLPSKRASKDFKNAKFWGWRRENGRVGVRNHVLILPLDDLSNAACEAVANNIKGTMAIPHAYGRLQFGEDLEVHFRTLIGIGSNPNVAAVVVIGIEEGWTSRVVEGIAKTGKPVVGFGIETHGDINTISRASYQAKRFVQWATELERELCPISDLWVSTKCGESDTTTGLSSCPTVGNMYDKLIPQGIYGVFGETSEITGAEHLCKERAATPEVAEKWYKMWKAYQDDVIEAHKTDDLSDSQPTKGNIAGGLSSIEEKALGNLEKIGHKSKYIDALQPAEAPAKGPGLYYMDTSSAAAECVTLMAAAGYVVHTFPTGQGNVIGNPVVPVIKISGNPKTVRTMGEHIDVDVTGVLRRDMTLDQAGDALIDMIVRTANGRLTAAESLGHREFSLTKLYRSA; encoded by the coding sequence ATGTCACTCGGTAATATCGTTGAAATGCAGTCGCCTTTTCCGGGTAGCGCAACGGATCAGTTGACGACGAAGAATCTTCCTAGCAAGCGCGCTTCGAAGGATTTCAAGAACGCGAAGTTCTGGGGCTGGCGGCGTGAAAACGGCCGTGTCGGCGTCCGCAATCACGTTCTCATCCTGCCGCTCGACGATCTGTCGAACGCAGCTTGCGAGGCCGTTGCCAATAACATCAAGGGAACGATGGCCATTCCGCATGCGTATGGCCGTTTGCAGTTCGGAGAGGATCTTGAGGTCCATTTCCGCACCCTGATCGGCATCGGATCAAATCCGAACGTCGCCGCGGTCGTCGTCATCGGCATCGAGGAAGGCTGGACCAGCCGCGTCGTCGAAGGCATCGCCAAGACCGGCAAGCCGGTCGTCGGTTTCGGCATCGAAACCCATGGCGACATCAACACCATCTCGCGCGCCAGCTATCAGGCCAAGCGTTTTGTTCAGTGGGCAACCGAACTCGAGCGCGAACTGTGTCCGATTTCGGATCTGTGGGTTTCGACCAAGTGCGGTGAATCCGACACCACCACGGGTCTGTCGTCATGCCCGACCGTCGGCAATATGTACGACAAGCTGATCCCGCAGGGCATCTACGGCGTGTTCGGTGAAACGTCGGAAATCACCGGCGCCGAGCATCTCTGCAAGGAGCGTGCGGCGACGCCGGAAGTTGCGGAAAAATGGTACAAGATGTGGAAGGCGTACCAGGACGACGTGATCGAGGCGCACAAGACGGACGATCTGTCCGACTCGCAGCCCACCAAGGGCAATATCGCGGGCGGCCTGTCGAGCATCGAGGAAAAGGCGCTCGGCAATCTTGAGAAGATCGGTCACAAGTCGAAGTACATTGACGCGCTGCAACCCGCTGAAGCGCCGGCAAAGGGCCCCGGCCTCTATTATATGGACACGTCCTCGGCGGCTGCCGAATGCGTGACGTTGATGGCTGCGGCGGGTTATGTCGTCCATACCTTCCCGACCGGTCAGGGCAATGTCATCGGCAATCCGGTTGTGCCCGTGATCAAGATCAGCGGCAATCCGAAGACCGTGCGCACCATGGGCGAGCACATCGACGTCGACGTGACCGGCGTTCTGCGCCGCGACATGACGCTCGATCAGGCCGGTGATGCGTTGATCGATATGATCGTGCGCACCGCGAACGGCCGTTTGACTGCGGCTGAGTCGCTTGGTCATCGCGAGTTCTCGCTGACCAAGCTGTATCGCAGCGCCTAA
- a CDS encoding UxaA family hydrolase, whose product MSAPGAASAAKDKPNMPHVLAHSPKDNVAVVVVEDLKAGTKAFGVITENDTTFTIDVKDDIPIGHKVALVDLKKGDTVIKYGQDVGRMVGDGPQGRHVHIHNHKTKRW is encoded by the coding sequence ATGAGTGCTCCGGGAGCGGCGTCAGCCGCCAAAGACAAGCCGAACATGCCCCACGTGCTGGCCCACAGCCCGAAGGACAATGTCGCGGTCGTTGTCGTCGAGGACCTGAAGGCCGGCACCAAGGCATTCGGCGTCATCACCGAGAACGACACGACGTTCACCATCGACGTGAAGGACGATATCCCGATCGGTCACAAGGTGGCGCTGGTCGACCTCAAGAAGGGCGACACCGTCATCAAGTACGGCCAGGACGTCGGCAGGATGGTCGGCGACGGGCCGCAGGGCCGTCACGTTCATATCCACAATCACAAGACCAAGCGTTGGTGA
- a CDS encoding L-aspartate oxidase encodes MTLRTVDTDILILGSGGAGLFAALHAKKAAPHLDVTVAVKGLLGKCGCTRMVQGGYNVALAPGDSVERHFMDTIEGGKWLNNQDLAWKLVVEAQIRIRELENELGCFFDRNPDGSVHQKAFAGQTFDRTVHKGDLTGIEIINRLSEQIWRRDVKRMEDHRALDLIPAADGSGLAGVLMLDMRSGEPLLVRAKATLLATGGGPTMYKYHTPSGDKTCDGLAMAMRAGLSLRDLEMVQFHPTGLLAGAGTRMTGTVLEEGLRGAGGQLLDSRGERFMFDYDERGERATRDIVSRSIMYQIRKGYPTQHGGVHIKMSHLGPDHVRRTFKGMVERCADCGFDLAGGLVEVIPTAHYMMGGVVFDLDCSTAMPRLFAAGEDTGGVHGANRLGGNGVANSTVFGGVAGDAMARAVAKEGTLADPDQSVIDASLDRAFSPLGKPSGDLAEMREALMDIMWNDVGILRTGEGLARGAAALEDLAGQVARSGVADGDRRYNLTWMDRLNLENLVQVSRGICAAATARTDSRGAHFREDYPSTSDLATSHYTVVRMKGGEIDISTAPVAFTRVKPGETLLSEAAE; translated from the coding sequence ATGACGTTGCGCACGGTCGATACCGACATTCTGATTCTCGGCTCCGGCGGAGCCGGCCTTTTCGCGGCGCTTCACGCCAAGAAAGCCGCGCCGCATCTCGATGTGACGGTGGCGGTGAAGGGGCTGCTCGGCAAATGCGGTTGCACCCGCATGGTGCAGGGCGGCTACAACGTCGCGCTCGCGCCGGGCGATTCCGTCGAGCGCCATTTCATGGACACGATCGAAGGCGGCAAATGGCTCAACAATCAGGATCTGGCGTGGAAGCTGGTCGTCGAGGCCCAAATCCGCATCCGTGAGCTTGAGAACGAACTCGGCTGTTTCTTCGATCGCAATCCCGACGGCAGCGTTCACCAGAAGGCGTTCGCGGGCCAGACTTTCGACCGCACCGTGCACAAGGGCGATCTCACCGGCATCGAGATCATCAATCGGCTTTCAGAACAGATCTGGCGGCGCGACGTGAAGCGCATGGAAGACCATCGCGCGCTCGATCTCATTCCGGCGGCGGATGGCTCCGGCCTCGCGGGCGTCTTGATGCTCGACATGCGCAGCGGCGAGCCGTTGCTGGTCCGCGCGAAAGCGACGCTGCTCGCGACCGGCGGCGGACCGACGATGTACAAGTATCACACGCCGTCCGGCGACAAGACCTGCGACGGTCTGGCGATGGCGATGCGCGCGGGGCTGTCGCTGCGCGATCTCGAAATGGTGCAATTCCATCCGACCGGCCTCCTGGCGGGCGCGGGCACTCGCATGACCGGCACGGTGCTGGAGGAGGGCCTGCGCGGCGCGGGCGGGCAGTTGCTGGATTCGCGCGGCGAGCGCTTCATGTTCGATTACGACGAGCGCGGCGAGCGCGCCACGCGCGACATCGTCAGCCGCTCGATCATGTACCAGATCCGCAAGGGTTATCCCACGCAGCACGGCGGCGTTCACATCAAGATGAGCCATCTCGGCCCGGATCATGTGCGCCGCACCTTCAAGGGTATGGTCGAGCGCTGCGCCGATTGCGGTTTCGATCTCGCGGGCGGTCTCGTCGAGGTAATCCCGACCGCGCATTACATGATGGGCGGCGTGGTGTTCGACCTCGATTGCAGCACCGCGATGCCGCGTTTGTTCGCGGCCGGCGAGGACACCGGCGGCGTGCATGGCGCCAACCGCCTCGGCGGCAACGGCGTCGCCAACTCCACGGTGTTCGGCGGCGTGGCCGGCGATGCGATGGCGCGCGCGGTTGCGAAGGAAGGCACCCTTGCCGATCCGGATCAGTCGGTGATCGACGCATCGCTCGATCGCGCGTTCTCGCCGCTCGGCAAGCCGTCGGGCGATCTGGCCGAGATGCGCGAGGCGCTGATGGACATCATGTGGAACGATGTCGGCATCCTGCGCACCGGCGAAGGGTTGGCACGCGGCGCGGCCGCACTCGAAGATCTCGCGGGGCAGGTGGCGCGTTCCGGTGTCGCCGATGGCGACCGCCGCTACAACCTCACATGGATGGACCGGCTCAATCTGGAGAATCTCGTGCAGGTCAGCCGCGGAATTTGCGCGGCGGCGACCGCGCGCACCGACAGCCGCGGTGCACATTTCCGTGAAGATTATCCGTCCACGTCCGACCTCGCGACCTCGCACTACACCGTGGTGCGGATGAAGGGCGGCGAGATCGACATTTCCACCGCGCCGGTGGCGTTTACCCGCGTAAAACCGGGCGAAACTCTGCTTTCGGAGGCGGCGGAATAG
- a CDS encoding fumarate hydratase C-terminal domain-containing protein produces MAHHILQMPIDEEKARSLKIGDTVTLEQTLFGIRDATLIHMFDKGRKVKFDLHGHAVIHTAPNVHRVPVSNEAPVGYKPFCIGTTTSMRMERFTHDLMDREGVRLIVGKGGMGPDTLAAFAEFGGAYLAIVGGAAALETTWIEQIVDIDLDDLHPESLWKFQIRNFGPLLVGMDSHGGSLYADLQKDVASRRDAVLKSIGAV; encoded by the coding sequence ATGGCGCATCACATTCTTCAAATGCCGATCGACGAGGAAAAGGCGCGTAGCCTGAAGATCGGCGACACCGTGACCCTCGAACAGACACTGTTCGGGATTCGCGACGCGACGCTGATCCACATGTTCGACAAAGGCCGCAAGGTCAAATTCGATCTTCACGGCCACGCAGTCATCCATACCGCCCCGAACGTGCACCGTGTGCCGGTCTCGAACGAGGCCCCGGTCGGCTACAAGCCATTCTGCATCGGCACAACGACGTCGATGCGCATGGAACGATTCACCCACGACCTGATGGACCGCGAAGGCGTGCGCCTTATCGTCGGCAAGGGCGGCATGGGTCCGGATACGCTTGCGGCGTTCGCGGAATTCGGCGGCGCGTATCTCGCCATCGTCGGCGGCGCGGCTGCGCTGGAAACGACCTGGATCGAACAGATCGTCGATATCGATCTGGACGATCTGCATCCCGAGAGCCTGTGGAAATTCCAGATCAGGAATTTCGGTCCATTGCTGGTCGGTATGGATTCGCATGGCGGTTCGCTTTACGCGGATTTGCAGAAGGACGTGGCCAGCCGCCGCGATGCGGTTCTCAAAAGCATCGGAGCGGTGTGA
- a CDS encoding fumarate hydratase encodes MQIDMKEVEEVCKTLYVQALKMLPDDIKAGFRTLVRNETSTIGKTVLGTMVENIAVAERTNNILCQDTGIPIYNVTIGRNVQFDGAELKAAIRRGCERATTECSLRSSVVHPITRKNNQTSSGIRVPIIHVDFDERVETASIEMIPKGSGSENGSFLKMLLPSDGIKAVKAFVIDRVIELGGRVCPPTIVGVGMGGTSDLCMHLAKIAATRPLGSKCSDEEGAKIEAELSKAVNELGIGPQGLGGRSTSFAVHVEVAATHITQNPVAVNIQCHSARRARATITPGGIAFTA; translated from the coding sequence ATGCAGATTGATATGAAAGAAGTCGAGGAGGTCTGCAAAACGCTCTACGTGCAGGCCCTCAAAATGTTGCCGGACGATATCAAGGCCGGTTTCAGAACGCTGGTGCGCAACGAGACCAGCACCATCGGCAAGACAGTGCTTGGCACCATGGTGGAGAACATCGCGGTCGCCGAGCGCACCAACAACATCCTGTGTCAGGACACGGGCATCCCCATTTATAACGTCACCATCGGCCGCAACGTGCAGTTCGACGGCGCGGAGCTGAAGGCGGCGATCCGCAGGGGCTGCGAGCGCGCCACCACCGAATGCTCGCTGCGCTCCTCCGTGGTGCATCCGATCACCCGCAAGAACAACCAGACGTCGAGCGGCATCCGCGTGCCGATCATCCATGTCGATTTCGACGAGCGGGTCGAGACGGCGTCGATCGAGATGATTCCGAAGGGTTCGGGCTCGGAGAACGGCTCGTTCCTGAAGATGCTGCTGCCGTCCGATGGCATCAAGGCGGTGAAGGCATTCGTGATCGATCGCGTGATCGAACTCGGCGGCCGCGTCTGCCCGCCGACCATCGTCGGCGTCGGCATGGGCGGCACTTCCGACCTCTGCATGCATCTGGCCAAGATCGCGGCGACGCGCCCGCTCGGCTCGAAATGCAGCGACGAGGAAGGCGCCAAGATCGAAGCCGAGTTGTCGAAAGCGGTGAACGAACTTGGCATCGGCCCGCAGGGGCTCGGCGGCCGTTCGACCAGCTTCGCCGTGCATGTGGAGGTCGCCGCCACCCACATCACGCAAAATCCGGTTGCGGTGAACATCCAGTGCCATTCGGCGCGGCGCGCGCGGGCGACGATCACGCCCGGCGGCATCGCGTTCACGGCGTGA
- a CDS encoding succinate dehydrogenase, cytochrome b556 subunit: MSVIRNSHLKPGFIAAMLHRLSGVALAIFLPMHFLALGTALNGASALDSFLALTHSRIALIAEWGLVSALAVHMALGLRVLAIEWFAMRDRSAVLVSSCVAASAAIGVLFLLNGM, from the coding sequence ATGAGCGTGATACGGAACTCACATCTGAAGCCGGGCTTCATCGCCGCGATGCTGCACCGCCTGTCCGGCGTGGCGCTGGCGATCTTTCTGCCGATGCATTTTCTCGCCCTCGGCACCGCGCTCAATGGCGCAAGTGCGCTGGATAGTTTTCTCGCATTGACCCACTCGCGGATCGCCCTGATCGCCGAGTGGGGGCTTGTCTCCGCGCTCGCGGTGCACATGGCGCTCGGCCTGCGGGTGCTCGCGATCGAATGGTTTGCGATGCGCGACCGCAGCGCGGTGCTGGTTTCAAGTTGCGTCGCCGCATCGGCGGCAATTGGCGTGTTGTTTCTATTGAACGGGATGTAG
- a CDS encoding succinate dehydrogenase, with the protein MNPVLYLAQRGTAFILAIAVTVHLITIIYAVRGGLTAGEILARTHGNRAFLAFYLTFVLAASIHAPIGLRSVLREWLHWRGRTLDVVLALFSVSLVILGVRAAFAVYGA; encoded by the coding sequence ATGAATCCGGTTCTCTATCTCGCCCAGCGCGGCACCGCGTTCATTCTTGCCATCGCGGTGACGGTTCACCTCATCACCATCATCTATGCCGTGCGCGGCGGATTGACGGCGGGCGAGATTCTGGCGCGCACCCACGGCAACCGCGCGTTTCTGGCGTTCTATCTGACCTTCGTGCTGGCGGCGTCGATCCATGCGCCGATCGGCCTGCGTTCGGTGCTGCGCGAGTGGCTGCACTGGCGTGGCCGTACGCTCGACGTGGTGCTGGCACTATTCTCGGTTTCGCTCGTTATCCTTGGCGTGAGGGCCGCGTTTGCGGTGTATGGCGCATGA